TTTACATTACTAAATTATATCGTTAGCTTAATGCAGTAAAGAAAAAACTGGGCACATTCCATTCAGAGACTCAAAGTTGACACGCATACTTCAGACGTCGTTGGGAGGAAACGCCAGAACTGCTATAATCTGCACCCTGAGTCCTGCAGGAATACACGTTGAGCAATCAAGAAACACATTGTTATTCGCAAGCTGCGCAAAGGAGGTGGCGACAAATGCACAAGTCAATGTCGTCATGTCTGATAAAGTCCTGGTTAAACATTTACAAAGGGAGTTGGCTAAACTGGAGAGTGAGTTGAAAAGCCCTCGTGAAGCTCTTGTTGTGTCTGATACAACTGCATTGCTGATGGAGAAGGACCTTCAGATTGAAAAGGTACTGCCATTTACTTGAATCAACCTATCAAGATATCTTAATCTTAAAACCAGTTAAAATACAATTTCTTGGAACGACCATAATTATTATTACCGGACACTGTTAGCTGCATTCATACTGGTGATGTAAATCCTTTTCATGATCCATTCACTCTAAAAACTTCATTCTCTTTCATTATTTACAGCTAAACAAAGAGGTGTTCCAGCTAGCACAACTGTTAGAGCGGGCTTATTCTCGGATTGAGGATCTCCAACAAGTTACTGGAGAAACACCAAGAAAAGAGATATTATCAACAGACTCAGACCATCCAAATGTACgtcattttcatttttgaatatttacCGAATCAACTGTTTGATTTATAATCCCTTCTTGGTATTTGTACAGGTGGTTCTTGGACATCAATACCCCAAGCTGCGGGTGCGCAGTTCTTGGGAATCTCTAAATATAACACCAGAAAGCCCTGCTCATCAGTCTAGTATGATTTCCCCACAATCAACCGAGCACGGTTCTCACGAGAATGTCTTCCAGCTTTCAGACTTTAGGATAGAATCTGGTGCTGGTGCAACTAGCCCGGGGAAACGCCTCTCGTTTGTAACTCCTGTGAAATTCACTAAAGTTCGACTTAATATTCGTGAGGCAGAAAGTAAAAACGAACCGCAAATTCAGAAGGAAAAATCTGTAGATCAGTCTTGTGTTCATGAGGAGAGACTTCATGAAGTGGATGAACCAAGTGAGGTGGATTCCGATGATACTTGCACGGAACTTCGATGCATAGAAACAGAGTCTCCCGGTATCAGCATGTATCCAGAGCCATGTATCCTTCCAGTATGTATACCAGATTCAAAGAACTTAATACCACCAACGgaaattgaagaagaagaagaagtaaaggAAGTCAGTGCTGTCTTTGtccaaccaaaagaaaaaagtgaACCCGCTAAAGTCTCTCCACTTTCTGTTCTCTCACATCCACACTCTGTCACTATGTCTCCTGAAAAGCCTTATGATTGGCATCTTGAGAATGATTCACAAACGGTAAGAAACATGGAGCATAGTGGAAGCCAAAGCTGCGGAACAAGCTTTGTATCAAGTTCTTCCTCTGCTTTGTATGAGTACGAGAGAGATGCTAAcacaccaacaaggtggtatcAGAAAGAAAGAGCTGAGAGCAACCTGAAACCGTCCAACATCAAGAGGCCGCCATTACCAAAGCATCTTAGCCAAATGAGCATGCCAGCAACTTGGTTTGAGAAAAAGAGAAAGCCATCACTGAATGCCTCACAGGTTTCTTCCTCTAGCTGTAGAGGTTCCATCAGCCAGGATGAAGGTGAAGAGACTGGTCGTCAAAGAGACAAGCGAATCATTCATTTATCGGTTAGTTTTACTAACTTGGTCACTCAGAGCTTGCTTTCCGCTTACCTATACTTGATACGACATTAAAATGTTGTCTTTATGACAGATGGATGACATAGAACAGAAGTTCTTGGCGCTGAGATCACCAAAGAGTTTCAAGGACGCTGCAGTGGACCCCATACAAGACTATTTAACTTCGCCACTGAACTGGTCGTTGGAGTTCAACAGACTCGAGATTGAGATAATAGAGCTGTGGCATGATTGCAACGTTTCCATGGCACACAGAAGTtacttcttccttctcttcagAGGAGATCAGAAAGATTGCTTGTACATGGAAGTAGAACTCCGTAGGCTCAAGTACATCAGAGAAACCTTTACCAACAATACCAAAACTATCGAAAACGGACGCACTCTTACATCAATGTCCAGGTACATCTCTTCACATAAAGCACCTTACCTTTGTTTgaaatgtatttttgttttaactgTTTGGGGCTGTGAAACAAAACAGCTTGAGGGCGTTGAACAGGGAGAGGTACAAGCTGAGTCAGCTGATGCAGAAGAAACTgagcaaagaagagagagagaacctgTTCTTGAGATGGGGAATTGGGCTGAACACAAAGCACAGGAGGCTTCAGCTGGCGCATCGTCTATGGTCAGAGAACAAAGACATGGAGCATGTCCGAGAGAGCGCCTCGGTTGTGGGGAAGCTGATGGGGTTCGTAGACATGGATTTGGCGTCAAAGGAGATGTATGGCCTCAACTTCTCTATTAAACCCCGTCCCAAAAAATCAAGCCTGTGGAAACGGAGCGTTTTGTCGCTCTCTACATTgtaattaaagagaaaaaaggGGTCAGATATCAGAAATCCAATTGATTCAGTTGAAAGTGGTGTAGCTTCTAAGTGAGAGGTACACTCGCAaatgtaaattttgatttggGTCTGAGACTGAGAGTCAGCGATCTGAAATGTAACTTCAAAATGCCAATTCGCTAAAAATGTGTTGACATTTGTCTGTGTTTAGCTGTTTGCTTAAGAGTAGGGACTCGTGCAGGTTAGCTTTTACGGAAATCATCCGTAGCCAACGTAGAGCTTTGTTGACATAGAGGTTTGAGCCAAGGACAAAACTATGCTCCCGAAAGGAACCAAATACAGATATAGTAGTTTCTTAGGCAGCAGGTCCGAGTGAATTACCCACTGAACAATCTCTTTGCCTTTTAATTTGCATCTTTGCACACTATCATGCAGACAGGAGGTTACAGAAACAAGACAACAAGTCATAGTAGAGCATTTTGTTTCTGCTGTAAACACTTTTGAGTGCATAGTTTTGTAGATGTAGTAGTTTCTTAGGTGTAACTCCTGTCTGCATGATAGTGTCTTTTTCTTCTCACTTTCTGTTTccaaaccttttctgtattcAAAAGTAAAGTCTGAGCTTATATAGATTAGAGCCAAGTATCAAGGGAAAAGTAAAAGAGAGAAATTTTGTTTGATGAAACTTTAGGAGATACAAAGACTAGAAAGAACAGAGGACGATGCCCTTTCATACCAAACTCACTTAATAAAACGACAAGAAACAACAAAACAACCCATTAAAggcaaaaataaatatattttttttagaaagaaaaaaagagagaaatttTCGAAATCTATAGAAGCCGAAACTGAATCAAGGCTGCTGCTGAGCATCCATGTAACCAGCATCAACAAGAACTTTCTCCCTCTTAGCAAGGGCAAGATCTTCATCAACCATCATCTTCACGAGCTTCTCAAAGCCCACTTTCGGCTTCCAACCCAAGACTTCCTTGGCCTTGCTCGCATCTCCTTTCAAGTTATCAACTTCAGAGGGCCTAAAGTACCTCTTATCAATCTCCACATGATCCTTCCAGTTAAGCCCCAAGTACCCAAACGAAACCTCGAGAAACTCCTCAACCGTATGCGACTCCTCCGTGGCCACGACGTAATCATCCGCCTTATCCTGCTGCAGCATCATCCACATGGCCTCCACGTAGTCCCCCGCGAACCCCCAGTCTCGAGAAGCCTGGAGGTTCCCGAGGAAGAGCTTCCTCTGCAAGCCGACCTTGATCCTCCCCAAGGCTCTCGTGATCTTCCTCGTCACGAAGTTCTCTCCGCGGCGCGGAGACTCGTGGTTGAACAAGATCCCGTTACACGCGAAGAGACCGTAGGCCTCGCGGTAGTTAACGGTGTACCAATGCGCAGCGACTTTTGACGCGGCGTAAGGAGATCTGGGGTGAAACGGCGTCGTTTCGGCCTGCGGAGGCGGAGTCGCTCCGAACATCTCGGAAGATCCCGCCTGGTAGTACTTGACGGTGCGACCGCTGTCCACCGTGTGAGATCTGACGGCTTCTAGGAGGCGGAGAGCGCCGGTGGCGACCACGTCGGCGGTGTAGTCAGGGATCTCGAAGGAGACGGCGACGTGAGACTGCGCGGCGAGGTTGTACACTTCGTCGGGCTTGATCACGTCGATCCAGCGGCGGAGGGAGGACGCGTCGGAGAGATCGGCGTAGTGGAGCTTCATCAGAGCCTTGTCGGCGTTGTGCGGGTCGATGTAGATGTGGTTGATCCGCTGCGTGTTGAAGTTCGACGATCGGCGGATCAGGCCGTGGACTTCGTAGCCTTTCTCGAGGAGGAACTCCGTCAGGTACGATCCGTCTTGGCCGGTGATCCCGGTGACCAGTGCTATCTTCCTCCGCATTTCCTCGGATCTGGCTTCGTTGTTTTCAGACGCCATTGGTGGTTGTTTTTTTGCTTTTGAGATCTGGATTTGGTCGGAGACACCAACGCGTCGGCAAGCTTCTGTAATGAAAATTGGGCTTTCAGTTTTGTTCGTTTAAATAAGACATTGTCGGAGATCAGAGGTTGAAGACGGAGGGGGTATTATGGTCATTTGATTATTATGGTCAATCAGTTAtcgtttgtttctttatttgattTAATTGCTGTCTCATGAGATTTGTTTCCATAGTTAAGAATCCTAGGCACGTTACTTACTGGTTTACGTGTTCTTTTTCTGGTCAAACCCATGAATGCTTTGATATGGAATTATCTTTGGTAAACTAGGACCAAACAAAGAAGCTTCGTtgctcgaaaaaaaaaaaacaaagaagctTCAAATCATTTGCAACtttatgcaattttttttagagaattaTGATAACTAATAAAAAGGTACTACAAGGAAATAGTCAAAAAGTAACATAATAAcataatgtatatatacataacacTATGGTAAAATAAGTAATCAATCTTTCAATTTTGGTTAGTTTGCAATTTAGTcttggtaaattttttaaaataccaTCAAATAAAGAAAGTCTTATCAAGAATTAGGGTGGGGGGGGTAAGGAAGATAGCAAATATTTTGTGgaaaagtaaagaaaaagaaacttcTTGGGTCGTAGATAAAGAGAGGTAAGCAACGACAATGATCCGAGATGAAACAACGGCATACAGTTTGATAGGAAGAAAACGAGTTGgatagagaaaagaagaaagcgAAATTCAGTACAATACAGtttgatattattttctaaattacatgtttttctttgtatCCGAACCGGAGACGAtctcttatatataaatatatatatgagttttCAGCTTATGCTTTCGAAAACCTaagacaaataattttttttaatgatatgTCAGAATACAAGATAAGAAACGAAAATAGAAGCTAATAGCTATCATCAATGCACAAGCCATCCAATATGCCACCAGAAAAACCATCAAAGAAATAGAAGATAACGATTGAACTCAGCTTATATATGATCTACTCAAACCTTTTAACTATGTTTTGGTTGTTCAAGTGTTATGAATCATGTTGTTTCTTTTACTATGTCTTGAGAACTAAATTTTGGAACAACACTTGAAAACAAGTTCTTAAACTATCATAAGGACAATCCACATTTTTCATCAAAGATTGTTTCCTGGCCAAAACATCCAATTTATTGAGTTGAGCTGTAGCCTAGTGCCTAGATAAAGCATTATATAGGCGGTGCGTGGAAACCTATGGGGTTCATTTGACACCacaaaaatgtaataaattGAACTTTGCAAGCTGTAATTATTAAACGACACTAGCTCATTTGGCTTGAAAGCTAGTCTATATATGAACCCACAAACACGGGATCAAATCCCTTCATTGACATTACCAACACTATGACCCCGCATAAAAAATTTCATGGGTAAGCCCCTGCTCATGCATGAATCCTATATAGAGGGAAGTCTCTATTCGGGTGAACGAGCACTCATCCTGCAGTTAAGACTATTGCTTGATATATTTGGACACATTAGGTGTTGTATTTGTTAcatattaaaactaaattatatCGGTTAACTGTGCTAAGTTCGAGTCCATGGACTTATGTGTTTAGCATCTCATTGAGAGACTCCTTTATTAATcactcttctttcttctcatttTTAGGTGAAACTAAGACAAATGTCATAATTATTTATTGGGAACTCAATCTTTGAATTTTAGAGAGCATATGTTAATCTCCATGCGGGTAGTTATACACATAAGATATCAAATTCAGTTTGGATCTAAAAACATGTAACTTATACATATGTAAtatggattttaaaataaacctaGTTCGTCCATTTGcataattatttgaaatgttacttttataaatttaatttattactttttacataacttttaatgtgttttggatttttaatGCTAAAACCACTCAACTAAGTTTGATTAGTGTAAAACACcctgaaataaatatttactagTAACATCCATTTGTTTTGCTGATACTGTAGACTGaaggttatttattaaataaaattagtttgaagATTTTCACATTAGATCTTTGGTTCAAAGATTTTATCCGAACAAGGAGTTTTAGTGTTGAAAATAATTGTGTACGAGATGCATCATCCTCACATTGGTTTACTTGAAAAATACACGATAACCCATAGTGAAGGATGTTAGCATGCATCTTTCTAATGTGTACTATTGGTATGAGTCAGTAGGTTTGCGTGAAAGatccaaaaatccaaaatttaagTTGAATCCAAATcaagaaaacatgatttttatcTTATCTTAACTGtaaaatataagaataaatTTTGTAGGATGGTGTAAAACATATTTGATCCTAACTGATTATCAATCGATCAAGTCTGAAAGAATAgcgcaaaaaaaaactaaaagatcTGAATAACCCGAGAAAACTCAAAAACTGAACTAAATTcttcaaataaatatttaaaacttaaataacTAATTCAAATGATCAGTTACATGTTTATGTTGGTATAATATCTAAAAACACTTAGATCTTAAGTACTATTAACTCAAtctaaaatgaattttaatccaaaatattatttagacataattataaatatatttacattcaAAATAGTATTAACAGACTCAGCCGAACATACGTAAAACCACAATGAaacctaaaaagaaaattttgatttaatctTGAATAGATATTTGAATGTCTACACAAATGATGctaaatcatattatatttttgaaggaCAACAATGTTTTAAGAGATTCAGATGTGATGTGAATTTTTATGTTCAATAACAAAAACAAGCAATACATAATCTTCAAAGAAGACATACACCAATGGAAAAGAAAAGACAATATTTACTCATATGAACTTcgttcttttttcaaaaaaaaaatggcttatttatattatataaaggtCATTTTACCTATTTTGAATCTAAcccaattataaaatacaagttacaaaagcactacaagaaaacataatcttaacgagggcggttttcctcgctaattcgtcgtaaaagaggctttacgacgaattagcgaggaaacgtgtttgctcgttacacgtccgtcgtaacacatatttcctcgctaattcgtcgtaacttagcgaggaatatatttcgtcgtaaagacgaagtagaacgattcgtcgtaaagacgtcgctacaattcctcgtaaggacgtcgctacaattcctcgtaaataactcgaaaacagtttctcgtaatctacacgtaaataccttgaaatattttcctcgcaaaatacacgtaataaccacgaaattatttcctcgtaaaatagtcgtaaacatttcctcgttatttcctcgtaaagaattcctcgtaaaatactcgtaaactgtttctcgtcatttcctcgtaagatttccacgtaaagaggtcgtactttagctacgaatttacttcgtttttattattttacagaattttaaaatataataaaaaaataattaaaattatttaatttaataataaattaaaattcaaaataaaaataaattcatatgaaaatattttataaataaataagttttgaatttatataatacaacaacaaaaaaaaaaactaagggtcgttcatcgcccggtagaattcatcactcctcctcgtaacatccgcctcgttatgtacgtcgtcggatgactcgccatgaatgggatgttgttgtcgcatgttcctcaacatggactcccattccggatttgtggccgcaataacgtccaagaagccctcgactccacccatacgagattttgtcgcggtcaactcgttacgcagctgagcggactctctacgcagctccgtgacttcatcatcccgtcgctgaccgtaagacgatgtcgctctcggaacatcattgacggaaccaatacccaacgtccgtcccttttttttagggacaaccttaaaaacaaaaaataaatattgtaagtaaatatttaaagttaaattaaatgattaattaaaagttaatttttttgaaaatttacctcctcgtaaatcttatccacttcaagtgtggataaggtgacgggtaatccgtcggtagactgctgggtcagctgagtctggcggtcttcaacccgagcaactacgtcgttgtagatttgctcggacttgccatctacaaatacgcccgccttgttcttgtgggtcctctcgtaaagttccataagagacgggagatgtcccgtctctttggcctaaaaaaacagttaagaaagttagaataaattaatataattattaaaaaaattatttaataaaatatttaattaccatttccaaacggacaccggcgtggggtttttggcccgtagtgtgaagcatcggcccgttcccgtgctcatcgaccgtgttacgggagttagagcaagcctgggcgattctaatcgaatcaggaaggcgccaataacggatgaggccatcccacacgtccgtggtgagctcagcgggtttgccacgctcataccccttcacgatccagtcacccttccagttggagaccgtgtccaacaagcgaactttcgctttcgcgttaaacttcttcctcaccctctcagtgatccccaaagcccaattatatttttgctgttggaaaaaataaattaacaattagtttcttagaaagtatatatataaatcatgaaaaaattaaaatatatataattaattaatagaaacttacagcgtaaattttgaaccacgtctttctgacgtagtgaggcgtcttactccagtttggatgtggcatggagaagtaacccttgatcgtgtcggttacgtccgatgcaagacatccgtcaaccccccacctggaaaatacaaatttaaaatataaattattttttaatgttataaaagatatttaaacgaattaaaaaaattaatgcaacataccacaacgttccgtccggtcggtctgggtcgatgactggtaaaccttctctgcctggcagactgagaatgtcctctaccgtgtactgcgagtaaggagcactcggaggcaccatcagatcaggatgaatatcagcgaccatcggaggtgccatcggaggaggcacaggaggaggcatcggaggaggcacatgaggagccgatggtgcactagaagaagtagacccagagactctctgagtgtactgagtctcggggacagtctcctggcccgaagaactgggagcggaagaagaggccgggtctaaacgactacccggctcaccgaagatctctctataatgggcagtaagtcttccttttcgaacctggaaaaaaaaatgaaatttttgaaattaacatcaacaatatattttccaacattatccacctaatcaacactaaataacataaaattcgcaaacctatctaaattccctatactaaccacctaatgtATCTAACCAAATCAGAGAGGAAtcaggcttaccattgctacgaaatggggaggaagtggagaggaagtagagaggaagtagagaggaaagaaagagtgagcgggtgtatatataagattacatatcgtcgcaaattcgtcgtaaatttacgactaaatagcgagcagttacaaaggcccgtctttttttttacgaggaaattgcgagtaatcacaaaggcccgtgtttttttatacgaggtattaacgacgatttactttacgaggaattaacgaggcttgctttcctataaatatacccacaactctcactctcaaaccacacccaaactcccaaatcacactttatctcaaatcacaatcctcaaaaaaatcatattcaaattataaatatttgaaaaaaataggaaaaggagaagatattagaattcatgtgggcgagacttacgtattataattgctggaagtcttgccacatgttaatctggtatttttctccttttcctttttttttcaagtttgtacactacgagatatttacgacgattaTAATATCCCACATttaccccgaaacccgaaagcccaaacccgaaacccaaaacccaaaacccgaaacccgaaaccaaaaacccgaaaccccatattccttattttctacttcatatattccaaactccatctttatttccattccaaaccacaatatcccacatttgcttattcataaaacaaactcccagcattcccttattcataaaacaaacctcacattatcttattcataaaacaaactccctcatcttattcatagaacaaatacatcaatcggatacatcgacattctcgtaatcactagaaacatcatcattttcattaaactcgtcttcaacagcttcgtctgtggcatcatcggtaagatcttcgtactcgtgattatgcggatcaatgagaaggatgtcatcaatttcttgttcaggttcctcgacttcatttatctgttcttcttgcaatggtggttcttctccactgatgattcgtcctcgaggtgtaactttgatcactgctaaccaatttatacctgaatctctcatccgagggtatggaaggaagctaacttggtctgcttgtgaagctaagatgaaaggctcgaatttgttgtaccttcgtccaccgttgacatcaactacaccgaatttgttagaccgaacacctctgttgacgacggggtcgaaccattcacatttgaagaggacgcatttcagcttcagtatccctggaaattcgacttcaataatctccgtcaagatcccgtagaaatctgtttcccctttcacacatattccatagttactggtcgcccgctgtctaccatagtcatatgtatgaaaagtatagccccgtgtgaaatacatctgtgatatggtgacctttacaagtggagattgaattacttcgtgtaaccacttaggataatctgcatcgtcgtcgtcataatcaacctgcaaaaataaagagaatgttaatgaaatacagataatgtatgaaaaaaaagttttagttaatacctgattccgcaaccacttaatgaagtgttgatctttccttttgtctacgtcacttgtggatataccaggaaatgtttcttcgacttgagaaacaaataggctgtaaaatcacattttataggaataaatctctcgcaattatacaattaattatagttatatgtgtttcgaagtgtcaatatatgttacctttcaaaataacgcatcaatggatcttcgcaattgagtagaatataggtgtgtgcactatgagcgtcttcttcactcgaccaccaaacctctttacacttcccaccgagtcgcgcaatctggctaaagatgtctggaacaccagcaactgcatatgttggcgcaacaccaccatcatcatatcttcttggagctcttctccgtgtacgtacttttgacgcaaagtagtacgatgtgaagtgagaaacttcttccgtcaaacttccagcaattatagaaccttcaactttggcgaggttctttgcttttcccttcaaatatttcatggctcgctcatactgatacatccatccgtaatgtacaggtccacgaagcaatgcctcatatgggaggtggacagctagatgctccatgacgtcaaaaaatccgggaggaaatatcttctccaagttgcacaataagatgggaatgttctcttgaagctgttccacaacttcttctttaagagtgcgtgtgctcagatccctgaaaaatgctccaatgccttttatattcaaaaaaaattaaacacattgttagtcatatattattttgtaaattattgtgatataatacactacgtacctgcaagtgcttcatgtacgtttgttggaagtagctccgcaaatgcaaagggcagtagtcgttgcataaatacatgacaatcatgactcttcatcccggagaacttttgacccttttcaacacatctagagagattcgaaacatacccatcggggaacttcacttctgatgccacccagttgaacaacaccgactttttttctgaagataatctgaatatcggaacgggaacttgtccattgcttttaatatgtaactcgcttcttgagcaaatatccggcaagtccaaccttgattttatgttgtcttttgtcttccctgggacattcaatattgtattcatgatgttctcaaagaaattcttctctatatgcatcacatcgaggttgtggcgcagaagaagatccttccaatatggcaactcccaaaatatactcttcttgtgccagttgtgatgaacaccgtaagaatctggcatattacgagggacatgccaattaccaccccaacgaactgtttcgttagctccgtagtagtcgatttgcgcttcaatttgttctccagttagatatggaggaggagtgtctctcacaacccttttgtgcctaaacaaattcttgtttcttcggtaaggatggccaatgggaagaaatcgacggtgacaatcaaaccaacttgtcttcctaccattcttcagttgaaacgcatccgtcgttccattacaatatggacaagctaatctcccatgtgtagtccatccagacaacatcccataggcagggaaatcacttatggtccacaaaagcatcgctcgcatcgtaaaattcgtcttcgttgaacagtcatacgtcctcacccctgttgaccacaaatccttcaactcttttatcagtggttgtaggaaaacatccagggacctttttggatggttcggaccaggtattaatatggtcaagaatagcaactcccgttgcatgcacatctccggtggcaggttgtatggagtaagaaagactggccacaatgaatattgtctccctgacattccgaacggactaaatccatctgtgcataatccgagatacacattccggatattgctagcgaaatctggatgtactttgttgaaatgtttccaggctcttgcatctgatggatgagtcatctcaccatccgtctgagtatgctcggcatgccatctcatctttccagcagtctgctctgattgatacaatcttttcaatctgtctgtaattggtaggtaccacatcctttggtacggtaccctattacgtccccgtccttgcggcttgaatcgtggcttcttgcagaatcgacattcttctagcttctcatcatctccccaatagatcatgcagttgtcgatgcaaacatctatcatctccgaaggcaacccaaggctataaaccagtttctgaatctcataataagaatcagcagacacattgtcttccggcaaatactctttaaacaagtctgcccattcgttcatgcaactttcaggtagattgtg
The window above is part of the Brassica napus cultivar Da-Ae chromosome C8, Da-Ae, whole genome shotgun sequence genome. Proteins encoded here:
- the LOC106359921 gene encoding GDP-mannose 4,6 dehydratase 2-like, with amino-acid sequence MASENNEARSEEMRRKIALVTGITGQDGSYLTEFLLEKGYEVHGLIRRSSNFNTQRINHIYIDPHNADKALMKLHYADLSDASSLRRWIDVIKPDEVYNLAAQSHVAVSFEIPDYTADVVATGALRLLEAVRSHTVDSGRTVKYYQAGSSEMFGATPPPQAETTPFHPRSPYAASKVAAHWYTVNYREAYGLFACNGILFNHESPRRGENFVTRKITRALGRIKVGLQRKLFLGNLQASRDWGFAGDYVEAMWMMLQQDKADDYVVATEESHTVEEFLEVSFGYLGLNWKDHVEIDKRYFRPSEVDNLKGDASKAKEVLGWKPKVGFEKLVKMMVDEDLALAKREKVLVDAGYMDAQQQP